In one window of Poriferisphaera corsica DNA:
- a CDS encoding SH3 domain-containing protein, producing MNRLKRLSGYSLFVIMAVAMMGFVWAEDGPYLAEVNWDKVDVMSGAGKRVYYKVGELKKGDTVTVIGRVYGWYRIKCTDSVYSYVSKAYVDMKGDPKVGVVNSNGTEVKAGMMNGKESDHHRVQLLLNEGDTVRIVGELGSLYKIVPPEEATVFIEPGALRSVSTALQMKKQEEAARQAQQPVAVKQTPVKASNLSLAERVKQATAKKNAEAQAAANTEVKGQVIAATPAGTTPVVKPAETTGLTLSKQTEQVKTNKDEVKYIAGSKGAILDESGISKELETLEKKMQELTKKKLEDQPLDVMIKAYEEMLAKKSVSEIDKEVIKLRLEALKHNKDLLSLLATIEEAEKPVVVEVKKEEVPVIEYDAVGQLLASAVYDGSTLPRMYRLVDPASNRTLAYVKPGQLVDGRATLGRLVGIVGSQSFDQSLKLNVISVEKIDVLEKTAKR from the coding sequence ATGATGGGTTTTGTCTGGGCAGAAGATGGCCCGTACCTCGCCGAGGTGAATTGGGACAAAGTCGATGTCATGAGTGGGGCGGGCAAGCGTGTTTACTACAAAGTGGGTGAGCTGAAGAAGGGCGATACAGTCACCGTCATCGGCCGCGTGTATGGCTGGTACCGGATTAAATGTACAGACAGCGTTTATAGTTACGTGTCCAAGGCTTATGTCGACATGAAGGGCGATCCCAAGGTTGGTGTCGTCAATTCCAACGGCACCGAAGTTAAAGCTGGCATGATGAACGGCAAGGAAAGCGATCATCACCGTGTGCAACTGCTCCTCAATGAAGGAGATACAGTCCGCATCGTTGGCGAGCTTGGCAGCCTGTACAAGATTGTTCCTCCGGAAGAAGCAACCGTCTTCATCGAGCCTGGCGCGTTGCGATCCGTTTCAACTGCGTTGCAGATGAAGAAGCAAGAAGAAGCAGCTAGGCAGGCTCAGCAGCCAGTTGCTGTGAAGCAAACGCCCGTTAAAGCATCGAACCTCAGCCTTGCTGAACGCGTAAAGCAGGCGACAGCGAAGAAAAACGCAGAAGCTCAAGCTGCTGCTAATACTGAAGTTAAAGGTCAGGTTATTGCTGCGACACCTGCCGGAACCACGCCGGTTGTAAAACCCGCCGAAACGACTGGCCTGACACTCAGCAAACAGACCGAGCAAGTTAAAACGAACAAAGACGAAGTGAAGTACATCGCGGGCAGCAAAGGCGCGATTCTCGATGAGTCCGGCATCTCCAAGGAGCTTGAAACGCTTGAGAAGAAGATGCAGGAACTAACCAAGAAGAAGCTCGAAGATCAGCCGCTGGATGTGATGATTAAGGCTTATGAGGAGATGCTTGCTAAGAAGAGTGTCAGCGAGATCGATAAGGAAGTGATCAAGCTTCGCCTTGAAGCGCTCAAGCACAACAAGGATTTGTTGTCGTTGCTGGCAACGATTGAGGAAGCGGAAAAGCCTGTGGTTGTTGAGGTTAAAAAAGAAGAAGTGCCGGTGATCGAGTATGACGCTGTGGGGCAATTGCTCGCCAGTGCGGTGTATGACGGTTCGACGTTGCCTCGGATGTACCGTTTGGTTGATCCGGCGAGCAATCGTACGTTAGCGTATGTGAAGCCAGGCCAATTGGTGGATGGTCGCGCGACATTGGGCCGATTGGTGGGCATTGTTGGCTCTCAGAGCTTTGATCAGTCGCTTAAGCTGAACGTGATCAGTGTTGAGAAAATCGACGTGCTTGAGAAGACAGCAAAACGCTAA
- a CDS encoding Sir2 family NAD-dependent protein deacetylase has product MANHKIDGRLIEVLRRATSGRRGKVVVLTGAGVSAGSGVPTFRDALTGLWAKYDPMALATPGAFAKDPALVSEWYDMRRMMVLGCEPNEGHRALVRLEDLMKKKGGAFCLLTQNVDRLHQRAGSETVVELHGSLLVWRDELTGEEVLCDGKENLPSYPWIREDEEKGHESNRGSKGGSRGGMGMMRPGVVWFGEMLPEEAVRAADEAVGSLEEGDVFLSVGTSGVVYPAAGYMDEAKRRGAVTVEVNLERTALSDGVDWCLLGRSEEVLGALVEEVMG; this is encoded by the coding sequence ATGGCTAATCATAAGATAGATGGTAGGTTGATTGAAGTTTTAAGGAGAGCGACTTCTGGGAGAAGGGGGAAGGTTGTGGTATTGACGGGGGCAGGGGTGAGCGCGGGGAGTGGGGTGCCAACGTTTCGGGATGCTTTAACGGGGTTGTGGGCGAAGTATGATCCGATGGCGCTTGCGACGCCGGGAGCTTTTGCGAAGGATCCGGCATTGGTGAGCGAGTGGTATGACATGAGGCGGATGATGGTGTTGGGGTGTGAGCCGAATGAGGGGCATCGGGCGCTTGTGCGGTTAGAAGATTTGATGAAGAAAAAGGGTGGTGCGTTTTGTTTGTTGACACAGAATGTGGATCGGTTGCATCAACGGGCGGGGAGTGAGACGGTGGTGGAATTGCATGGGAGTTTGCTTGTGTGGCGCGATGAGTTGACGGGTGAAGAGGTGTTGTGCGATGGGAAGGAGAATTTGCCGAGCTATCCGTGGATTAGAGAAGATGAAGAAAAAGGGCATGAGAGCAATCGGGGAAGCAAGGGCGGAAGCAGGGGGGGGATGGGGATGATGAGGCCGGGGGTTGTCTGGTTTGGAGAGATGTTGCCGGAGGAGGCGGTGAGGGCGGCGGATGAGGCAGTGGGAAGTTTAGAGGAGGGGGATGTGTTTCTGAGTGTGGGTACGAGCGGCGTGGTGTATCCGGCGGCGGGGTATATGGATGAGGCGAAGCGGCGAGGGGCGGTGACGGTGGAGGTGAATTTGGAGCGGACTGCTTTAAGTGACGGGGTGGATTGGTGCTTGCTGGGCAGAAGTGAGGAGGTTTTGGGTGCATTGGTTGAGGAGGTGATGGGATAA
- a CDS encoding HEAT repeat domain-containing protein yields the protein MGDIRVACGDADWVAVEWGGGYGEGMKRNDLESELAEISALGQGQVEADALLNALKGGLKHRSNFVVAKAAEVVVKRGVSEKLSDELVKAYERFCKHAVKSDPGCKAKIAVVDALREGAVWVESLYLDAARRRQMEPVWGGRVDTAGGLRCAGVNGLMAVGYGDVMNELAMLLGDEEREVRVGAARLLGDWGDAVGEPLLRLRVLCGEEDGEVLSELFGSILAVNSASGLDFVGRYLIGGEGGKQGGNEGGDDEVRRCAALAIGQSRNGKGLEWLVRSFEKELDAGLRETILMAMAMLRNEDGYGYLCDLIKDADERTAELAVRAMGIYYYDEKVREMVITAAEGREELDEVLREVIA from the coding sequence GTGGGTGACATAAGGGTGGCATGCGGGGATGCGGATTGGGTAGCGGTTGAATGGGGAGGTGGGTATGGTGAGGGGATGAAGCGAAATGATCTGGAATCGGAACTGGCGGAGATTAGTGCATTGGGGCAGGGCCAGGTTGAGGCGGATGCGTTGTTGAACGCGCTAAAGGGGGGGCTGAAGCATAGGAGCAATTTTGTGGTGGCCAAGGCGGCGGAGGTGGTGGTGAAGCGAGGGGTGAGCGAAAAGCTGAGTGACGAGTTAGTGAAGGCGTATGAGCGGTTTTGCAAGCATGCGGTGAAGAGTGATCCGGGGTGCAAGGCGAAGATCGCGGTGGTGGATGCGCTAAGGGAGGGGGCTGTTTGGGTGGAGAGCTTGTATTTGGATGCGGCGAGGCGGAGGCAGATGGAGCCGGTGTGGGGGGGCCGCGTGGATACGGCGGGGGGATTGCGATGCGCGGGGGTGAACGGGCTCATGGCGGTGGGGTATGGAGATGTGATGAATGAGTTGGCGATGCTATTGGGTGATGAGGAAAGGGAGGTGCGTGTGGGGGCTGCGCGGTTATTGGGGGATTGGGGTGATGCGGTGGGCGAGCCGCTGCTGAGGTTGCGGGTGCTGTGCGGAGAGGAAGATGGGGAGGTTCTGAGTGAGTTGTTTGGCTCGATTTTGGCGGTGAATTCGGCGAGTGGGCTGGATTTTGTGGGTAGGTATTTGATTGGTGGTGAGGGTGGGAAGCAAGGGGGGAATGAGGGGGGGGATGATGAGGTGAGGCGGTGCGCAGCGCTGGCGATCGGGCAGTCACGGAATGGGAAAGGATTGGAATGGTTGGTGAGAAGTTTTGAAAAGGAGCTGGATGCGGGGTTGCGGGAGACGATATTGATGGCGATGGCGATGTTGCGGAATGAGGATGGGTATGGGTATTTGTGTGATCTGATTAAGGATGCGGATGAGCGGACGGCGGAGCTGGCGGTGCGGGCGATGGGGATTTATTACTACGATGAGAAGGTGAGGGAGATGGTGATCACAGCGGCGGAAGGGCGAGAGGAGTTGGATGAGGTATTGCGAGAGGTGATTGCGTGA
- a CDS encoding GspE/PulE/PilB domain-containing protein — protein MPRPIRIGEILVEQGVLSEQQVFEIIQEQKRVKRPFGVLAETMFDVTVESIENAWVEQYHRTTGTLDLNKVEIDADALRMINRRQAWQFEMLPIRQEETGEVLIAASRRRLARAVTFATLKFDRVAFFRIAESEQLRDFLRKHYPMPEVSDELLEKVKAMTSGG, from the coding sequence ATGCCAAGGCCTATACGAATTGGTGAGATTCTGGTTGAACAGGGTGTATTGAGTGAGCAACAGGTATTTGAGATTATTCAGGAGCAGAAGCGGGTGAAGAGGCCGTTTGGCGTGCTTGCTGAGACGATGTTTGATGTGACGGTGGAGTCGATTGAGAATGCGTGGGTGGAGCAATATCACCGGACGACGGGGACATTGGATCTGAATAAGGTTGAGATTGATGCGGATGCGCTGCGGATGATTAACAGACGTCAGGCGTGGCAGTTTGAGATGTTGCCGATCCGTCAGGAAGAGACGGGTGAGGTTTTGATTGCTGCGAGCCGAAGGCGGTTGGCGAGAGCGGTGACGTTTGCGACGCTGAAGTTTGATCGAGTTGCGTTTTTCCGGATAGCGGAAAGTGAACAGCTTCGAGATTTTCTAAGAAAACACTACCCGATGCCTGAAGTTTCTGATGAATTATTAGAAAAGGTTAAAGCGATGACCTCGGGTGGCTGA
- a CDS encoding Bax inhibitor-1/YccA family protein codes for MFNANPLLKEETFRSSADSYEHTDVMTVQGTAIKTGILLAILTVAGAITWQLTYKYASSANPNAIADIMPYMMGGLIGGLLIGFATMFFKKAAPITAPIYAVFEGLFLGALSALVNIKYPGIAIQAVGATLGVLAVMLALYSTRIIPVTNKFIVGVSAATGGLMLFYLVAFILGFFGVDIPILNMNNGSPLSIAFSGIVVVLAALNLVLDFHMIERCSQTGAKKYMEWFGAFVLLVTIVWLYIEILRLLAKLRNR; via the coding sequence ATGTTCAATGCCAACCCACTGCTTAAAGAAGAAACCTTCCGTTCGAGTGCCGACTCCTACGAGCACACCGACGTCATGACCGTCCAAGGCACCGCCATCAAAACCGGTATCCTGCTCGCCATCCTTACCGTCGCCGGTGCCATCACCTGGCAACTCACCTACAAATACGCCTCATCTGCAAACCCCAACGCCATCGCCGATATCATGCCCTACATGATGGGCGGTCTCATCGGCGGACTTCTCATCGGCTTCGCCACCATGTTCTTCAAAAAAGCCGCACCCATCACCGCACCCATCTACGCCGTCTTTGAAGGCCTCTTCCTCGGCGCTCTCTCAGCACTGGTCAACATCAAATACCCAGGCATCGCCATACAAGCCGTCGGCGCAACCCTTGGCGTCCTCGCCGTCATGCTCGCACTCTACTCAACACGCATCATCCCCGTCACCAACAAATTCATCGTCGGCGTCTCCGCAGCCACCGGCGGACTCATGCTCTTCTACCTCGTCGCATTCATCCTCGGATTCTTCGGCGTCGACATCCCCATCCTCAACATGAACAACGGCTCACCCCTCTCCATCGCCTTCTCTGGCATCGTCGTCGTTCTCGCAGCACTCAACCTCGTCCTCGATTTCCACATGATCGAACGATGCTCACAAACCGGCGCAAAAAAATACATGGAATGGTTCGGCGCTTTCGTCCTCCTCGTCACCATCGTCTGGCTATACATCGAAATCCTCCGCCTCCTCGCTAAACTCCGCAACCGCTAA
- the ruvX gene encoding Holliday junction resolvase RuvX — MYDMRMRYLAIDFGDKRTGVAMGDDVLRIATPMDVVRTGSAVERERLLMKMIEAEEPDGLVVGVPLGRDGEVGDAAKKIMAYGESIGKRSGVEVHYIDERMTSVVADEQMAMTGLTHKQKKARRDALAAAAILKRFLDQLPG, encoded by the coding sequence ATGTATGATATGAGGATGAGGTATTTAGCGATTGATTTTGGTGATAAGCGGACGGGTGTGGCGATGGGGGATGACGTGTTGCGGATTGCGACGCCGATGGATGTGGTGCGGACGGGGAGTGCTGTGGAGCGGGAGCGGTTGTTGATGAAGATGATTGAGGCGGAGGAGCCGGATGGGTTGGTGGTGGGTGTGCCGCTGGGGAGGGATGGGGAGGTTGGGGATGCGGCGAAGAAGATTATGGCGTATGGGGAGTCGATCGGAAAGAGAAGCGGAGTTGAGGTTCATTATATTGATGAGCGGATGACGAGTGTGGTGGCGGATGAGCAGATGGCGATGACGGGGTTGACGCATAAGCAGAAGAAGGCGAGGCGGGATGCGCTCGCGGCTGCGGCGATTTTGAAGCGGTTTTTAGATCAGTTGCCGGGGTAG